The Urbifossiella limnaea nucleotide sequence GGCCCACCGCACGGCCGACCCCGGCAACGTGCTGCTGTGGCGCCACACGCCGCGCCGCCTGGAAGCCGAGGAGTTGCGCGACGCGGTGCTGGCCAGCGCCGGCACGCTCGACCGGAGCCGCCCCGAGGGCTCGCCGGCGCGGGCGCTGAAGATGATCGAGATGCGCGACAACGGCCCCGAGGCGAAGGGCGTTCACGAGGCCGCGGACCGGAGCCGCGTGCGGAGCGTGTACCTCCCGCTGCTCCGCGGCGTGACGCCGAAGGCGCTCGAAGTCTTCGACCCCGCCGACCAGACGCTCGTGACCGTGAAGCGCGACACGACGACGGTGCCGGGTCAGGCGCTGTTCCTGCTGAACTCGCCGTTCGTGCGCCGCAACGCGCTAGCCCTCGCCGACCGGCTGCTGGCCGCGACGACCGACGACGCCGAGCGCGTGACGACGGCGTACCGCCTGACGCTCGGCCGGTCGCCGTCGCAGGCGGAGGTGGAGCGGGCGTTGGGCTTCGTGGGCGAGTACGAGTCGGCGTACCGGGCCGAGCCGCGGCCGCTGCCGGCGGTGCCGCGGCCGGCGGCGCCGCGGCCGAAGGGGCCCACGCCCGAGGTGATCGACCCCGACCAGATCGACCAGACCGGCGAGGCGGTGACCGAGGACGTGGTCCGCCCGCGCGACTCCCGTACCGCCGCGTGGCTGGCGCTGACGCAGGCGCTCTACGGCAGCGCGGAGTTCCGGTACGTGAAGTAACCGCCCCTGAGCCGGGGGCGTCAGCCCCCGGAGCCGTCCCCAGACGAATCACGCGCGCCGAAGACTCCGGGGGCTGACGCCCCGGCTCGGTGGGCGATCCACGAACCACGGAAGACCCATGCCCCCGATCAGCCGCCGCGCCGCCCTCAAACAAGCCAGCGCCGGGTTCGGCCTCGTCGCCCTGGCCGGCCTCCTCGACCAGCAGGCGAAGGCCCGCCCGCCGGCCGCCGCGCACCCGCTCGCGCCGAAGGCGCCGCACTTCCCCGCGAAGGCGAAGAAGCTCATCTTCGTCCACATGAACGGCTCGATGAGTCAGCACGACACGGTCGAGTACAAGCCCAAGCTGTTCGCCGACGACGGCAAGCCCGGCCCCGGCGGCGGCACCCTCACGGCGCCGAAGTTCCGCTTCGCGCAGCACGGCCAGACCGGCTCGTGGTTCTCGGAGCTGTTGCCGAACCTGGCCCGCCACGCGGACAAGCTGTGCTGGCTCCGCGGCCTCCATACCGACACGCCGGCGCACCCGCAGGCGGTGGTGCAGCTGCACACCGGCAGCGCCAACGCCGCCCTCACCCGCCCCAGCATCGGGGCGTGGCTGCTGTACGGCCTCGGCACCGACAACGCCGACCTGCCCGGGTACGTCACCATCAACCCGCCGCCGAACTTCGGCGGGGCCGTGAACTTCGGCAGCGCCTTCCTGCCGGCCCACTTCCAGGGCACGCGCATCGACGACCGCGGCGCGTTGCCGAACCTCCGCCCCGCGACCGCGGCCGGGCTGCAGCGCCGCCAGCTCGACCTGATTCAGGGGATGAACCGCGACCTGGCCGCGGCCCCCGGCGCCCCGGACGCGGTGGACGGCGTCATCGAGTCGTTCGAGCTGGCGTTCCGGATGCAGGGGAAGGTGCCGGAGCTGCTCGACCTGTCGAAGGAGCCGCTGCGGGTGCGCGAGGAGTACGGCGCGACGGACGCCCCGAACCAGTCGTTCGCCCGGCAGTGCCTGATGGCGCGCCGGCTGTGCGAGGCGGGGGTGCGGTTCGTGGAGATCTGCCAGCCGGGTTGGGACCACCACAACAACCTGCACGCCGGCCTGATCGACCGCTGCCGC carries:
- a CDS encoding DUF1501 domain-containing protein; translated protein: MPPISRRAALKQASAGFGLVALAGLLDQQAKARPPAAAHPLAPKAPHFPAKAKKLIFVHMNGSMSQHDTVEYKPKLFADDGKPGPGGGTLTAPKFRFAQHGQTGSWFSELLPNLARHADKLCWLRGLHTDTPAHPQAVVQLHTGSANAALTRPSIGAWLLYGLGTDNADLPGYVTINPPPNFGGAVNFGSAFLPAHFQGTRIDDRGALPNLRPATAAGLQRRQLDLIQGMNRDLAAAPGAPDAVDGVIESFELAFRMQGKVPELLDLSKEPLRVREEYGATDAPNQSFARQCLMARRLCEAGVRFVEICQPGWDHHNNLHAGLIDRCRSVDRATAALLNDLERRGLLADTLVLFGSEFGRLPTAQGVDGRDHNITGYPMFLAGAGVKPGFTYGATDEYGIRAVEGRMHTNDLHATLLALMGIDHERLTYRYAGRDFRLTDVAGTVAREVFA